One Antarctobacter heliothermus DNA segment encodes these proteins:
- a CDS encoding cell division protein FtsQ/DivIB: MRQVEAQAANDDPQMARLDPRASKLKYRLERLMLTPFFRFTLRVLLPFGLCFGIGAAWFAVDENREAFHLMLSEVRDTVENRPEFQVRMMAIDGAAPEVAAAIREDLSIDFPKSSFDLDLEQVQRTVTALDAVKTAQVRVRQGGVLQVDVIQRQPVVLWRTADGLQLLDDEGVFVGPAAARAAYAALPVVAGDAAELAVDEALRLYALTGPVRARLRGFERIGARRWDVVLDRDQRIMLPEAGAERALEQAIGMALTPGLDLLARDLTVVDLRLPRRPTIRMTEDATQKMWRIKAIEAGREVVR, encoded by the coding sequence ATGCGACAGGTAGAGGCGCAGGCCGCCAATGACGATCCGCAAATGGCGCGGCTGGACCCGCGGGCGTCCAAGCTGAAGTACCGGCTGGAACGGCTCATGCTGACGCCGTTCTTTCGGTTTACCTTGCGGGTGTTGCTGCCGTTTGGGCTGTGTTTCGGGATCGGGGCGGCGTGGTTCGCGGTGGATGAGAACCGCGAGGCGTTTCACCTGATGCTGAGCGAAGTGCGTGACACGGTCGAGAACCGGCCAGAGTTTCAGGTCCGCATGATGGCGATCGACGGCGCGGCACCAGAGGTGGCGGCGGCGATCCGGGAAGACCTGTCGATCGACTTTCCCAAAAGCTCTTTCGATCTGGATCTTGAGCAGGTGCAGCGCACGGTGACGGCGCTGGATGCGGTCAAGACGGCGCAGGTGCGCGTTCGGCAGGGCGGGGTGTTGCAGGTGGATGTGATCCAGCGCCAGCCGGTTGTGCTGTGGCGGACCGCTGACGGGCTGCAATTGCTGGATGACGAAGGGGTCTTTGTCGGCCCCGCCGCTGCGCGGGCGGCCTATGCGGCGCTGCCGGTGGTGGCGGGCGACGCGGCGGAGCTGGCGGTGGACGAGGCGCTGCGGCTGTACGCGCTGACCGGGCCGGTGCGGGCGCGGCTGCGCGGGTTTGAACGGATCGGCGCGCGGCGCTGGGACGTGGTGCTGGACCGTGATCAGCGGATCATGCTGCCCGAGGCGGGCGCGGAACGGGCGCTGGAACAGGCCATCGGCATGGCGCTGACGCCGGGTCTGGACTTGTTGGCGCGGGATTTGACGGTGGTCGATCTGCGGTTGCCGCGCAGACCGACAATACGAATGACCGAGGACGCCACGCAAAAGATGTGGCGGATCAAGGCGATTGAGGCTGGTAGGGAAGTGGTGCGATGA
- a CDS encoding D-alanine--D-alanine ligase: MGMSSRTIPKVVVLKGGPSSEREVSLVSGRECAAALRGEGYEVIELDAGPDVAERLAVLTPDVVFNALHGRWGEDGCIQGILEWLRIPYTHSGVLASALAMDKEKTKDVYRAAGLPVAESLLARADEVRARHVMTPPYVVKPYNEGSSVGVYLVDEAANGPPALDAAMPEVVMVEAFVPGRELTTTVMGDRALGVTDIVTEGWYDYDAKYKTGGSRHVCPAEVPQEITDACLDYALRAHKALGCRGVSRTDFRWDEARGLAGLILLETNTQPGMTPTSLSPEHGALVGMSFGQFCGWMVEEASCDR, from the coding sequence TTGGGAATGTCGAGCAGGACAATCCCGAAAGTGGTGGTGTTAAAAGGTGGTCCCTCGTCAGAGCGCGAGGTCTCGCTTGTTTCCGGTCGGGAATGCGCCGCCGCTTTGAGGGGCGAAGGATACGAGGTGATTGAACTGGACGCGGGCCCCGATGTGGCCGAGCGGCTGGCAGTGCTCACCCCGGACGTGGTTTTCAACGCATTGCATGGGCGCTGGGGGGAAGACGGCTGTATTCAGGGTATCCTGGAGTGGCTGCGCATCCCCTATACGCATTCCGGGGTTCTGGCCTCGGCCCTTGCGATGGACAAGGAAAAGACCAAGGACGTGTACCGCGCCGCCGGGTTGCCGGTGGCCGAGAGCCTGCTGGCGCGGGCCGATGAGGTGCGCGCGCGCCATGTGATGACGCCGCCCTATGTGGTGAAACCCTACAATGAGGGATCGTCGGTCGGGGTCTATCTGGTGGATGAGGCGGCCAACGGGCCGCCAGCGCTGGATGCGGCGATGCCCGAGGTTGTCATGGTCGAGGCCTTTGTGCCGGGGCGTGAGTTGACCACAACCGTGATGGGGGACCGGGCGCTGGGCGTGACGGATATCGTCACCGAGGGCTGGTACGACTACGACGCGAAATACAAGACCGGTGGGTCGCGGCATGTCTGCCCCGCCGAGGTGCCGCAAGAGATCACCGACGCCTGTCTGGATTACGCCCTGCGCGCCCATAAGGCACTGGGGTGCCGGGGCGTGTCGCGCACCGATTTCCGCTGGGATGAGGCGCGCGGGCTGGCCGGGTTGATCCTGCTGGAGACGAACACGCAGCCGGGCATGACGCCGACGTCCTTGTCACCAGAGCACGGCGCGCTGGTTGGGATGAGCTTTGGCCAGTTCTGCGGCTGGATGGTCGAGGAGGCCTCATGCGACAGGTAG
- the murB gene encoding UDP-N-acetylmuramate dehydrogenase, protein MSDLPTPRGRLTPDRPLNDLTWLRVGGPADWLFQPADLDDLRAFLTELPREVPVFPMGVGSNLIVRDGGIRACVIRLGRGFNGITVEGSRVTAGAAALDAHVAKRSAEAGVDLTFLRTIPGSIGGAVRMNAGCYGTYVADHLVEVRVVTRDGDLVVIPAAELALQYRQSDLPEGWVLVEAVFEGLPGDPDALAARMDAQLKKRDETQPTKDRTAGSTFRNPAGFSSTGQADDVHDLKAWKVIDEAGMRGATQGGAQMSPKHSNFLVNTGGATAADLEGLGESVRKKVFQHSGIELHWEIMRVGEPDRS, encoded by the coding sequence ATGAGCGATCTTCCTACCCCGCGCGGGCGGCTGACCCCGGACCGCCCGCTGAACGATCTGACATGGCTGCGCGTGGGCGGGCCTGCGGATTGGCTGTTTCAACCTGCTGATCTGGACGATCTGCGTGCGTTTCTGACGGAGTTGCCGCGCGAAGTGCCGGTGTTCCCGATGGGCGTCGGCTCTAACCTGATTGTGCGCGATGGCGGCATTCGGGCCTGCGTGATCCGGTTGGGGCGCGGCTTTAACGGTATCACGGTTGAAGGGTCTCGGGTGACGGCGGGGGCGGCGGCGCTGGATGCGCATGTGGCCAAGCGCAGCGCAGAGGCGGGCGTTGACCTGACATTTCTACGCACCATTCCGGGCAGTATTGGCGGTGCGGTGCGGATGAATGCGGGGTGTTATGGCACCTATGTGGCCGATCATCTGGTCGAGGTGCGCGTGGTGACGCGGGACGGCGATCTGGTGGTGATCCCGGCGGCGGAGCTGGCTTTGCAGTACCGTCAAAGCGATTTGCCCGAGGGCTGGGTGCTGGTCGAGGCGGTGTTTGAGGGGCTGCCGGGCGATCCCGATGCCTTGGCCGCGCGGATGGATGCGCAGTTGAAGAAGCGCGATGAGACGCAGCCGACCAAGGACCGCACTGCAGGCAGCACGTTCCGCAATCCGGCGGGGTTTTCCTCGACCGGGCAGGCGGACGATGTGCATGACCTGAAGGCGTGGAAGGTGATCGATGAGGCGGGAATGCGCGGGGCCACGCAGGGCGGCGCGCAGATGTCGCCCAAGCATTCGAATTTTCTGGTGAATACCGGGGGCGCCACGGCAGCGGACCTTGAAGGGCTGGGCGAATCGGTGCGAAAAAAGGTTTTCCAACACAGCGGAATAGAGCTACACTGGGAAATCATGCGGGTCGGTGAGCCGGACCGCAGCTAG
- a CDS encoding DUF2484 family protein: MSVSLILACAWALLANVLAMLPSRDNHWTRAYVLIALGIPLVGFVTYQNGPWVGLFVLFAGMSVLRWPVRYMFRWMRQTAAR; encoded by the coding sequence ATGTCGGTATCGCTAATACTCGCCTGTGCTTGGGCCTTGCTGGCCAATGTGCTGGCGATGCTCCCGTCGCGGGACAATCATTGGACGCGTGCCTATGTGCTGATCGCGCTGGGCATCCCCCTTGTCGGGTTTGTCACCTATCAGAACGGCCCTTGGGTCGGGCTGTTTGTCCTGTTCGCGGGCATGAGTGTGTTGCGCTGGCCAGTGCGCTACATGTTTCGCTGGATGCGGCAGACCGCTGCAAGGTAA
- the murC gene encoding UDP-N-acetylmuramate--L-alanine ligase — MTGATKLPGDVGAIHFVGIGGIGMSGIAEVLLNHGYSVQGSDLKSTKITQRLVDLGARVFEGQVASNLEGAEVVVISSAIKPGNPELDEARRRGLPVVRRAEMLAELMRLKSNVAVAGTHGKTTTTTMVATLLDAGEFDPTVVNGGIIHAYGSNARMGQGEWMVVEADESDGTFNRLPATIAIVTNIDPEHMEHWGTIENLRNGFYDFVSNIPFYGLAVCCTDHPEVQALVGRVSDRRVVTYGFNAQADVRAVGLTYKGGVAHFDVVFQQTGEVIEDMTLPMPGDHNVSNALSAIAVARHLGMSGDEIRKALAAFGGVNRRFTKVGEVNGVTVIDDYGHHPVEIAAVLKAARQASEGRVIAVHQPHRYSRLSHHFEEFCSCFNEADVVAIAEVFAAGEEPIPGATRDDLVAGLVRHGHRHARAIRDEDDLERLVREQAQPGDMVVCLGAGTISAWANGLPARLEAVPG; from the coding sequence ATGACCGGCGCGACAAAGCTGCCCGGCGATGTGGGCGCGATCCATTTCGTCGGCATCGGCGGCATCGGCATGTCCGGCATCGCCGAGGTGCTGCTGAACCACGGTTATTCGGTGCAGGGCTCTGATCTGAAATCAACTAAGATCACCCAGCGGTTGGTGGACCTGGGCGCGCGGGTGTTCGAGGGGCAGGTGGCCTCGAACCTTGAGGGGGCCGAGGTTGTGGTGATCTCTTCGGCGATCAAGCCGGGCAATCCCGAACTGGACGAGGCGCGCCGCCGTGGTCTTCCCGTCGTGCGCCGGGCCGAGATGCTGGCCGAGCTGATGCGGTTGAAATCCAACGTCGCCGTCGCGGGCACGCATGGCAAGACCACCACCACCACGATGGTCGCCACGCTGCTGGACGCCGGTGAGTTTGACCCCACGGTCGTCAATGGCGGGATCATCCACGCCTATGGCTCTAACGCCCGCATGGGGCAGGGTGAGTGGATGGTGGTCGAGGCGGATGAAAGCGACGGCACCTTCAATCGGTTGCCCGCAACCATCGCCATCGTGACCAACATCGACCCCGAGCATATGGAACATTGGGGCACGATCGAGAACCTGCGCAACGGGTTCTATGACTTCGTGTCGAACATTCCTTTTTATGGGCTGGCCGTTTGCTGCACCGATCACCCCGAGGTGCAGGCGCTGGTGGGGCGTGTGTCTGATCGGCGCGTGGTGACCTATGGGTTCAATGCGCAGGCGGATGTGCGCGCCGTGGGGCTGACCTACAAAGGCGGCGTGGCGCATTTTGACGTGGTGTTCCAGCAGACGGGTGAGGTGATCGAGGACATGACCCTGCCGATGCCGGGCGATCACAACGTGAGCAATGCTCTGTCGGCCATCGCGGTGGCGCGGCATCTGGGCATGTCGGGCGATGAGATTCGCAAGGCCTTGGCGGCCTTCGGCGGCGTGAACCGGCGCTTTACCAAGGTGGGTGAGGTGAACGGGGTCACGGTGATCGACGATTATGGCCACCACCCGGTCGAGATTGCCGCCGTTTTGAAGGCGGCGCGGCAGGCCAGTGAGGGGCGGGTGATCGCGGTGCATCAGCCGCATCGGTACAGCCGTCTGTCGCATCACTTTGAGGAATTCTGTTCCTGCTTCAACGAGGCGGATGTGGTGGCGATTGCCGAGGTGTTTGCCGCCGGGGAAGAGCCCATTCCGGGGGCGACGCGGGACGATCTGGTGGCGGGACTGGTCCGGCACGGCCACCGGCATGCGCGGGCGATCCGCGACGAGGACGATCTGGAGCGGCTGGTCCGTGAGCAGGCGCAGCCGGGCGATATGGTGGTCTGTCTGGGGGCGGGCACGATTTCGGCCTGGGCAAATGGGTTGCCGGCGCGGCTGGAGGCGGTGCCGGGCTGA
- a CDS encoding UDP-N-acetylglucosamine--N-acetylmuramyl-(pentapeptide) pyrophosphoryl-undecaprenol N-acetylglucosamine transferase, with amino-acid sequence MGERKPLLVMAAGGTGGHMFPAQALAEIMLARGWRVKLSTDQRGARYTGAFPEAVEIETVASATFDRGGVLAKALVPFRLASGVVSAMIGMRRDRPDVVVGFGGYPSVPALTAAWLMKLPRMIHEQNGVLGKVNTWFASKVDVMACGTWPTDLPEGVEGIHTGNPVRLTVRERAGAGYIAPGPYPMSILVIGGSQGARALSDIVPPAIAALPLEMVGNLRVSHQARDEDELRVATYYAEHGLDADVQPFFHDVPARMSEAQLVISRSGASSVADIAVIGRPSILIPYPHATGDHQMANAQALVDAGAAIRIPETKLTIETVTEAIQAVLSNEQGAIRMVQAALRVGKPEAADHLAALVEELAGITTNDEGTVDEGLGD; translated from the coding sequence ATGGGCGAGCGCAAGCCTTTGCTGGTGATGGCGGCGGGCGGCACAGGTGGACATATGTTCCCTGCGCAGGCCCTTGCGGAAATCATGCTGGCGCGCGGCTGGCGGGTAAAGCTGTCAACCGACCAGCGCGGCGCACGCTATACCGGCGCCTTTCCTGAAGCGGTCGAAATCGAAACCGTGGCCTCTGCAACGTTTGATCGTGGCGGGGTGCTGGCAAAGGCGCTGGTGCCGTTCCGGCTGGCCTCGGGCGTTGTGTCGGCGATGATCGGGATGCGGCGGGATCGCCCCGACGTGGTGGTCGGCTTTGGCGGCTATCCCAGTGTCCCGGCGCTGACCGCCGCTTGGCTGATGAAATTGCCGCGCATGATCCACGAACAAAACGGCGTCCTGGGCAAAGTGAACACCTGGTTTGCCAGCAAGGTTGACGTCATGGCCTGCGGCACTTGGCCGACTGACCTGCCCGAAGGGGTCGAGGGCATCCATACCGGCAACCCGGTGCGCCTGACGGTGCGGGAACGGGCGGGCGCGGGCTATATCGCGCCCGGACCTTATCCGATGTCGATCCTTGTGATCGGCGGCTCTCAGGGCGCGCGGGCGCTGTCGGACATCGTGCCACCCGCGATTGCGGCGCTGCCGCTGGAGATGGTCGGCAACCTGCGCGTCAGCCATCAGGCGCGGGACGAGGATGAGCTGCGCGTGGCGACTTACTACGCCGAACACGGTTTGGACGCGGATGTGCAGCCGTTCTTTCATGATGTGCCTGCCCGCATGAGTGAGGCGCAATTGGTGATCTCGCGCTCTGGCGCGTCGTCGGTGGCGGATATTGCGGTGATCGGACGGCCCAGCATCCTGATCCCCTATCCGCATGCGACAGGCGATCATCAGATGGCCAACGCGCAGGCGCTGGTGGATGCTGGCGCGGCTATCCGCATCCCGGAAACAAAACTGACAATCGAGACGGTGACAGAGGCGATCCAGGCGGTTCTGAGCAATGAGCAGGGCGCGATCCGGATGGTCCAAGCGGCGCTGCGGGTGGGCAAACCCGAGGCGGCGGACCACTTGGCCGCGCTGGTCGAAGAACTGGCAGGCATAACAACAAACGATGAGGGCACGGTAGATGAAGGACTTGGGGATTGA
- a CDS encoding peptidoglycan glycosyltransferase FtsW gives MTEMVYGTVPVKGGEPVLPKWWRTVDKWTLSFIFMLFGVGLLLGLAASPPLADRLGQPPFYYVQKQTFFGGLAMVAMVLTSMMGPVMVRRLAVMGFFVAFIALALLPVLGTDFGKGAVRWYSLGFASVQPSEFLKPLFVILTAWLMAAGQELSGPPGRMYSFILMFAIVMMLAFQPDFGQAALVLFGWGVMWFVGGAPMLLLVGLAGLVVLGGMVAYNSSEHFQRRFDGFLNPEVDPTSQLGYAENAIREGGFFGVGVGEGQVKWSLPDAHTDFIIAVAAEEYGLLMVLVILTLYAAIVMRSLIRLMRERDPFIRLAGTGLAAMFGVQAMINMGVAVRLLPAKGMTLPFVSYGGSSLIAGGIAVGMLLAFTRSRPQGEIRDILRGRAR, from the coding sequence ATGACAGAAATGGTTTACGGCACGGTGCCCGTTAAGGGTGGCGAGCCTGTGTTGCCGAAATGGTGGCGGACGGTGGACAAGTGGACCTTGTCCTTTATTTTCATGCTGTTCGGTGTGGGGCTGTTGCTGGGGCTAGCGGCCTCGCCGCCGCTGGCGGATCGCCTCGGCCAGCCACCGTTCTACTATGTCCAAAAGCAGACGTTCTTTGGCGGGCTGGCAATGGTGGCCATGGTGCTGACCTCGATGATGGGGCCGGTGATGGTGCGCCGTTTGGCGGTGATGGGGTTCTTTGTGGCCTTTATCGCACTGGCGCTTTTGCCGGTGTTGGGCACGGATTTCGGCAAGGGCGCAGTGCGGTGGTATTCGCTGGGCTTTGCCAGCGTGCAGCCGTCCGAGTTTCTCAAGCCGCTGTTCGTGATCCTGACCGCTTGGCTGATGGCGGCTGGGCAAGAGTTGAGCGGCCCGCCGGGGCGGATGTACTCCTTTATTCTCATGTTTGCGATTGTGATGATGCTGGCGTTTCAACCGGACTTTGGCCAGGCGGCGCTGGTCTTGTTCGGCTGGGGTGTGATGTGGTTTGTCGGCGGCGCGCCGATGTTGCTGCTTGTGGGTCTGGCGGGGCTGGTCGTGCTTGGCGGCATGGTGGCCTATAACTCGTCCGAGCACTTTCAGCGCCGTTTTGACGGGTTCCTGAACCCCGAGGTCGATCCAACCTCACAACTTGGCTATGCCGAAAACGCGATCCGCGAGGGGGGCTTTTTCGGTGTTGGCGTGGGTGAGGGGCAGGTGAAGTGGAGCCTGCCGGACGCGCATACAGATTTCATCATCGCCGTCGCGGCTGAGGAATACGGCCTGCTTATGGTTTTGGTGATCCTTACCTTGTACGCCGCTATCGTGATGCGCAGCCTGATCCGACTGATGCGGGAACGCGATCCGTTCATCCGACTGGCAGGCACCGGCCTTGCGGCGATGTTCGGCGTGCAGGCGATGATCAACATGGGCGTTGCGGTGCGGTTGTTGCCGGCCAAAGGCATGACGCTGCCCTTTGTCAGTTACGGCGGATCGTCTTTGATCGCGGGTGGCATCGCGGTGGGGATGCTGCTGGCCTTTACCCGGTCGCGCCCTCAAGGCGAAATCCGCGACATTTTGCGCGGACGGGCGCGGTGA
- a CDS encoding NAD(P)/FAD-dependent oxidoreductase codes for MHVNTLILGAGAAGLMAAAQAGPDVLVIDHAKAPGEKIRISGGGRCNFTNMYCDPDSFLSENPHFAKSALARFTQWEFIEMIDRHGIAWHEKTLGQLFCDGKSTQIVDMLLKEMEKAGACLWLRTAIKDTRHTDGRFVTLLEKDGREIEVTSQNLILATGGKSIPKMGATGIAYDIAQQFGHDLTDIRPALVPLTFGDRFAPLAGVATNTRVSTEATSFSEAMLFTHRGLSGPAILQISSYWSEGQEIVVDLLPDLDLSNLLRDKRQTDGKRALSAELATQLPARLVSFLGQEIDLKGNIADLSDIRMDQLTEALTEWRLKPTGSEGYRTAEVTLGGVSTTGLDSKSLMSKHLPGLYVIGEAVDVTGWLGGYNFQWAWASGMAAARDIQSRATA; via the coding sequence ATGCATGTCAACACCTTGATCCTTGGCGCAGGTGCCGCCGGACTGATGGCCGCCGCTCAGGCGGGGCCGGATGTTCTGGTCATCGACCATGCCAAAGCCCCCGGCGAAAAGATCCGTATCTCCGGCGGCGGCCGCTGCAATTTCACCAACATGTATTGCGATCCCGATAGCTTCCTGTCTGAAAACCCGCATTTCGCCAAATCCGCGCTTGCCCGCTTTACGCAATGGGAATTCATCGAAATGATCGACCGCCACGGCATCGCGTGGCACGAAAAGACGCTGGGACAACTATTCTGCGACGGGAAGTCTACCCAGATCGTCGACATGCTGTTGAAAGAGATGGAAAAGGCCGGTGCATGCCTCTGGCTGCGCACCGCAATCAAGGACACCCGCCACACCGACGGGCGCTTTGTCACGCTGCTGGAAAAAGACGGTCGGGAGATTGAAGTCACCTCTCAAAACCTGATCCTCGCCACAGGCGGCAAATCCATCCCCAAGATGGGGGCCACCGGCATCGCTTACGACATCGCGCAACAGTTTGGCCATGACCTCACGGACATCCGCCCCGCGCTGGTCCCCCTTACCTTTGGCGACCGTTTCGCGCCGCTGGCCGGGGTCGCGACAAACACACGGGTTTCAACCGAGGCGACCAGCTTTTCCGAGGCCATGCTATTCACCCATCGCGGCCTGTCCGGCCCCGCCATCCTGCAAATCTCCAGCTATTGGAGTGAAGGTCAGGAGATCGTGGTTGACCTGTTGCCGGATCTCGATCTTTCCAATCTTCTGCGGGACAAGCGCCAAACCGATGGCAAGCGTGCGCTCAGCGCCGAACTGGCCACACAACTGCCCGCACGTCTGGTGAGCTTTCTTGGTCAGGAGATTGATCTGAAAGGCAATATCGCGGATCTATCGGACATCCGTATGGATCAGCTGACAGAGGCCCTAACCGAATGGCGGCTCAAGCCCACCGGATCTGAGGGCTATCGCACCGCCGAAGTCACCCTGGGCGGCGTCTCGACCACCGGTCTCGACTCCAAGTCTCTGATGTCAAAGCACCTTCCCGGTCTGTATGTCATCGGAGAGGCCGTCGATGTTACCGGCTGGCTGGGTGGCTACAACTTTCAATGGGCTTGGGCCTCTGGCATGGCCGCGGCGCGCGACATTCAGAGCCGCGCAACCGCTTGA
- the murD gene encoding UDP-N-acetylmuramoyl-L-alanine--D-glutamate ligase, protein MIPVLGYEGAVVAVLGLGRSGLSAARALREGGARVVVWDDTDAARARAEDDGFEVRRLDRAEAFDDVACLITSPGIPHLYPQPNAAIAAALRAGVPVDNDIGLFFQSLGGDWDMFDQPPKVIAVTGSNGKSTTSALIHHILTTAGRESQLAGNIGRGVLDIDPPEDGGVVVLELSSYQTDLARSLTPDVAVFTNFSADHLDRHAGLGGYFAAKRRLFAEGGPDRAVIGVDEVEGLYLAGQLSEGRADDRVIRVSSGQKLGGPGWYVFVRKGFLSEWRKGRQVASLDLRDIAGLPGAHNHQNACAAYAACRSLTLAPREIEAAMRSFTGLPHRSQRVAEVNGVTFVNDSKATNVDSALKALLAFPKIRWVCGGLMKDGGLGALQPALDHVAKAYVIGREPESFALQLPGVAAEICGDMATAVARAAADAQPGEVVLLAPAAASFDQYDNFEQRGDDFIACVMSATGQE, encoded by the coding sequence ATGATCCCTGTTCTCGGGTACGAGGGCGCCGTTGTCGCGGTGCTGGGGTTGGGCCGATCCGGGCTGTCGGCGGCGCGCGCGCTGCGCGAGGGTGGTGCGCGGGTGGTGGTCTGGGACGACACTGACGCGGCCCGGGCCCGGGCCGAAGACGACGGGTTTGAGGTCCGCAGGCTGGACCGGGCAGAGGCGTTTGACGATGTGGCCTGCCTGATTACATCGCCCGGTATCCCCCATCTATATCCGCAACCCAATGCAGCCATCGCGGCAGCCCTGCGGGCGGGTGTACCGGTGGACAACGATATCGGGCTTTTCTTTCAGAGCCTTGGTGGCGATTGGGACATGTTTGACCAACCGCCCAAGGTGATTGCGGTGACAGGGTCCAACGGCAAGTCCACCACTTCGGCGCTGATCCATCATATCCTGACGACAGCGGGCCGCGAGAGCCAGCTTGCCGGCAATATCGGGCGCGGCGTGCTGGACATCGACCCGCCGGAGGATGGCGGGGTCGTGGTTCTGGAACTGTCCAGCTATCAGACCGATCTGGCACGCAGCTTGACGCCGGATGTGGCTGTTTTCACCAATTTTTCCGCTGATCATCTGGACCGGCACGCGGGCCTTGGCGGTTATTTCGCGGCCAAGCGACGGCTGTTTGCCGAGGGTGGACCGGACCGCGCTGTCATTGGCGTCGATGAGGTCGAGGGGCTGTACCTGGCCGGTCAACTGTCTGAGGGGCGCGCGGATGACCGTGTGATCCGGGTCTCCAGTGGGCAAAAACTGGGCGGGCCGGGATGGTATGTCTTTGTGCGCAAAGGGTTTTTGTCAGAGTGGCGCAAGGGGCGGCAGGTGGCCTCATTGGATCTGCGCGACATTGCCGGGCTGCCAGGGGCGCATAACCACCAGAATGCATGCGCTGCCTACGCCGCCTGCCGCAGTCTGACCCTTGCCCCGCGTGAGATCGAGGCCGCAATGCGCAGTTTTACCGGTTTGCCGCACCGTAGCCAGCGGGTGGCCGAGGTGAACGGCGTCACCTTTGTCAATGATTCAAAGGCAACAAACGTCGACTCCGCGCTAAAGGCGCTTCTGGCATTCCCGAAAATTCGCTGGGTCTGTGGCGGGTTGATGAAGGACGGCGGTTTGGGGGCGTTGCAGCCTGCGTTGGATCATGTGGCCAAAGCCTATGTGATCGGCCGCGAACCAGAAAGCTTTGCGTTGCAACTGCCGGGTGTGGCAGCGGAAATCTGCGGTGACATGGCAACGGCGGTGGCCCGTGCCGCTGCGGATGCGCAGCCGGGAGAGGTGGTTCTGCTGGCCCCGGCGGCCGCTAGTTTCGATCAGTATGACAATTTTGAACAACGCGGGGATGACTTCATCGCCTGCGTTATGTCCGCGACAGGTCAGGAATAG
- the mraY gene encoding phospho-N-acetylmuramoyl-pentapeptide-transferase gives MLFWLTEFSDGGDAFNLFRYITFRAGGAFLTALIFGFLFGPPLINVLRKRQGKGQPIRADGPEGHFAKAGTPTMGGLLIIGALVTSTLLWARLDNPFVWMVLFVTIAYAAIGFADDYAKVSKQNTAGVSGKVRLLLGFVIAGIAGFWAAAYHPDDLSYRVAFPIFKDTLVYLGYFFVPFAMIVIVGAANAVNLTDGLDGLAIMPVMIATSTLGVIAYAVGRVDFTEYLDVHYVPGTGEILIFAAGVVGGGLGFLWYNAPPAAVFMGDTGSLALGGALGAIAVATKHEVVLAIVGGLFVVEALSVIIQVLYFKQTGKRVFLMAPIHHHYEKKGWAEPTIVIRFWIISLILAIIGLATLKVR, from the coding sequence ATGCTATTCTGGCTGACAGAATTCAGTGACGGCGGCGACGCCTTCAACCTGTTTCGCTATATCACGTTTCGCGCAGGCGGGGCGTTCCTGACGGCGTTGATCTTTGGCTTTCTCTTTGGTCCGCCGCTGATCAACGTGCTGCGCAAGCGGCAGGGGAAGGGCCAGCCGATCCGCGCTGACGGTCCCGAGGGGCATTTCGCCAAGGCGGGCACCCCCACCATGGGCGGGTTGCTGATCATCGGGGCGCTGGTTACGTCGACCCTGCTGTGGGCGCGTCTGGACAATCCGTTTGTCTGGATGGTGTTGTTTGTGACGATTGCCTATGCGGCTATCGGGTTTGCCGACGACTACGCCAAGGTGAGCAAGCAGAACACCGCAGGCGTGTCCGGCAAGGTGCGGCTATTGCTGGGATTTGTCATTGCCGGGATCGCCGGATTCTGGGCTGCGGCCTATCATCCTGACGACTTGTCGTACCGCGTGGCCTTTCCGATCTTCAAGGATACGCTGGTTTATCTGGGCTATTTCTTTGTGCCTTTCGCCATGATCGTGATTGTGGGCGCGGCCAACGCAGTTAACCTGACCGATGGTCTGGACGGGCTCGCCATCATGCCGGTGATGATCGCCACCTCGACGCTGGGGGTGATCGCCTATGCGGTGGGGCGGGTCGATTTCACCGAGTATCTGGACGTGCACTATGTGCCAGGCACTGGTGAGATCCTGATCTTTGCCGCTGGGGTTGTTGGCGGCGGTCTGGGATTCCTGTGGTACAACGCGCCCCCTGCGGCGGTTTTCATGGGCGATACCGGGTCATTGGCGCTGGGCGGTGCATTGGGGGCGATTGCGGTAGCCACCAAACATGAGGTTGTGCTGGCCATCGTCGGCGGGCTGTTTGTGGTCGAGGCACTGTCGGTCATCATTCAGGTGCTGTATTTCAAACAGACCGGCAAGCGCGTCTTTCTGATGGCCCCGATCCACCACCACTATGAGAAAAAGGGCTGGGCGGAACCGACTATCGTGATCCGGTTCTGGATCATCTCGTTGATCCTTGCGATCATCGGACTGGCCACACTGAAAGTACGCTGA